A genomic window from Acinetobacter chinensis includes:
- a CDS encoding diguanylate cyclase domain-containing protein, giving the protein MPKYFAYYRWPLCCIAIACSLSLWLFILLGQVKSFAEWNWVDILGEGGATVFIGIWIFFIIKSRPLGRVTNYIFYGLCFIFFHMWMDSLDEFIRMPKEIMWDAWLESIPFPIGLCLFTLGIYFWHQEELAISRHMQKRERIYRDHRLFDALTPLADAHYFKTQLKVAIEHNLQEPGDMSVVLLDMRNFNHINQTHGFKEGTSILQHVSQLISLNLRPHDLLCRFAGDRFIMLLPETSLQQAEKIAAQLERMLMASAYYQQDLSVQIPLKAVTTSCSVGQYQSVQQLLSTLNQQLIQKKQYYSPKRAMV; this is encoded by the coding sequence ATGCCTAAATACTTTGCTTACTACCGTTGGCCTCTATGCTGTATAGCGATTGCCTGTAGTTTATCGCTATGGCTATTTATTCTGCTTGGTCAGGTCAAATCATTCGCTGAATGGAACTGGGTCGATATTTTAGGTGAAGGAGGGGCAACTGTTTTTATTGGCATCTGGATTTTCTTTATTATTAAAAGCCGTCCTTTGGGTCGTGTAACTAATTATATCTTTTATGGATTATGTTTTATTTTTTTCCATATGTGGATGGACAGTTTAGATGAATTTATTCGCATGCCCAAAGAAATCATGTGGGATGCATGGCTTGAGTCCATCCCTTTTCCAATTGGACTGTGCCTGTTTACCCTTGGGATTTATTTCTGGCATCAGGAAGAACTGGCAATTTCCAGACACATGCAGAAACGGGAGCGCATCTATCGGGATCACCGCCTGTTCGATGCACTTACGCCTTTGGCAGATGCACATTATTTTAAAACCCAGCTCAAAGTGGCAATCGAACACAATCTGCAAGAACCAGGCGATATGTCCGTTGTATTGCTGGACATGCGTAATTTTAATCATATTAATCAAACACATGGATTTAAGGAAGGCACATCCATTTTACAGCACGTTTCACAATTGATCAGTCTGAACTTACGCCCACATGATCTGCTCTGCCGCTTCGCTGGAGATCGTTTCATTATGCTTTTACCTGAGACCAGCCTCCAGCAAGCTGAAAAAATTGCTGCACAGCTTGAACGCATGCTGATGGCAAGTGCTTATTATCAACAGGATTTATCAGTACAGATTCCTTTAAAAGCGGTCACGACCAGTTGTTCAGTCGGGCAATATCAGTCTGTTCAGCAATTGTTAAGTACCTTAAATCAGCAATTAATCCAGAAGAAACAATACTACTCACCTAAGCGAGCGATGGTATGA
- a CDS encoding TonB-dependent receptor, whose amino-acid sequence MKNANNRSVRNKRAAFQLSTLVLSMLSMTQLYAEDNAVEYVQVIGQAASMDKALKEQKRADQISSVVHADGIGQLPDDNAAEALQRIPGVSTERDQGEGRFVSVRGLGADLNAVTINGTLVPAPESDRRGVALDVLPSELVQSLAVVKTLTPDMDASSLGGTVQVESLSAFDHDGLFYTGTVEGGYDEKREKYSPKASGAISNHFSVGEGKDNLGVALALSYQNRKFGSDNVETGGAWDGDALEETAMRQYDIERERIGAGLNFDYRPNDTGEYYLRTLYSRFKDTESRQEVSAEFADPQLAGQQGDAEAARALKSRVETQEIQSFVLGGKQGFGTWTVEGQLGYSEASEENPGGISGAKYKGEFSNVGFNNTQKPVITADQDFYDAANYELDSVSWEKSKTTDKEYNGKLDFLKDYMLGNYAAALKFGGKISQREKTSNTDEWEYEDLSTSGSDFNHNSHYELGQFGPTINENAIKDKISGLKPNDYVVADGSIINDFKSNEDIQAAYVMNTVDFDQLRVIAGLRYENTSFEARGFEFNGDVITATRYENDYDHWLPSLHLRYQLVDNAYLRAAWTNSVVRPNFAQSAPGVYIDGDEAEFGNPMLKPLESSNFDLGVEKYFGKASMVSFYAFYKDIDHFIYSTNIAGTGQWADFDEAITYKNGNQAKLYGMEFAYSQKFEHLSAPWNGLLLGFNTTFSKSEADIDSMKDGELLSRRIHMPNQSDIVGNAMIGWENERFGVRLSANYKSNYLYELGDIDTPEKDIYTDDQVFLDLSSHVNLSKNLQLKFDVQNITDERYYNYAGSKAHNSQYEEYGPAYKLALTYTHF is encoded by the coding sequence ATGAAAAATGCGAATAACCGTTCAGTGAGAAATAAACGTGCGGCTTTCCAGCTCAGCACACTGGTCCTGTCAATGCTCAGCATGACTCAACTGTATGCCGAAGATAACGCGGTGGAATATGTACAGGTCATTGGTCAAGCTGCAAGTATGGATAAAGCACTCAAAGAACAGAAACGTGCTGACCAGATCAGTAGTGTGGTTCATGCTGATGGCATTGGACAGTTACCTGATGACAATGCTGCAGAAGCACTGCAACGGATACCTGGTGTATCTACAGAACGTGATCAGGGTGAAGGACGTTTTGTTTCGGTTCGTGGTTTAGGGGCAGACCTGAATGCAGTGACCATCAATGGTACTTTGGTTCCTGCACCTGAAAGTGACCGCCGTGGCGTGGCACTGGATGTCTTACCATCAGAGCTGGTGCAGTCTTTGGCTGTGGTGAAAACGCTGACACCAGACATGGATGCCAGTTCATTAGGCGGTACGGTTCAGGTCGAAAGTTTATCGGCTTTTGACCATGACGGTTTGTTTTACACAGGAACGGTTGAAGGTGGTTATGATGAAAAACGGGAAAAATATAGCCCGAAAGCATCTGGTGCTATCAGTAACCATTTCAGTGTCGGTGAGGGAAAAGATAATCTTGGGGTAGCATTGGCACTCAGTTATCAAAACCGAAAATTTGGCTCAGACAATGTCGAGACAGGTGGTGCCTGGGATGGTGATGCACTTGAAGAAACCGCAATGCGTCAGTATGACATCGAGCGTGAACGTATCGGTGCGGGTTTAAACTTTGACTACCGCCCGAATGACACAGGCGAATACTATTTAAGAACATTATACAGCCGTTTTAAAGATACAGAATCGCGTCAGGAAGTGTCTGCTGAATTTGCCGATCCACAACTTGCAGGGCAACAGGGTGATGCCGAAGCCGCTCGCGCTTTAAAAAGCCGTGTCGAAACGCAGGAAATACAGTCTTTTGTTCTAGGCGGAAAACAAGGTTTTGGTACCTGGACGGTAGAAGGTCAGCTTGGTTATAGCGAAGCATCGGAAGAAAATCCAGGTGGTATTTCTGGAGCAAAATATAAAGGTGAATTCAGCAATGTCGGTTTTAACAATACCCAAAAACCTGTCATTACCGCAGATCAGGATTTTTATGATGCTGCCAACTATGAGCTGGATTCGGTGTCGTGGGAAAAGTCTAAAACCACCGATAAAGAATACAACGGTAAATTAGATTTTTTAAAAGACTATATGCTGGGAAATTATGCTGCTGCATTGAAGTTCGGTGGCAAGATCAGTCAGCGTGAAAAAACCAGTAATACTGATGAGTGGGAGTATGAAGATCTAAGTACATCCGGTTCAGACTTTAATCACAACAGTCATTATGAACTGGGTCAGTTTGGTCCCACGATCAACGAAAATGCCATCAAAGACAAAATCAGCGGATTAAAGCCGAACGACTATGTCGTTGCAGACGGCTCAATCATTAACGATTTTAAGTCGAATGAAGATATTCAGGCGGCTTATGTCATGAATACGGTTGATTTTGATCAACTGCGCGTAATTGCGGGGCTGCGTTATGAAAACACCAGTTTTGAAGCACGTGGGTTTGAATTTAATGGTGATGTGATTACTGCAACCAGATATGAAAATGACTATGATCATTGGTTGCCGAGCTTACATTTACGCTATCAGCTGGTAGATAACGCCTATCTTCGTGCGGCATGGACAAACAGTGTCGTGCGACCAAATTTCGCACAAAGTGCGCCAGGTGTTTATATAGATGGTGATGAAGCAGAATTTGGTAATCCAATGTTGAAACCACTTGAGTCTTCCAATTTTGACCTGGGGGTAGAAAAGTATTTTGGCAAAGCCAGCATGGTGAGCTTCTATGCATTCTATAAAGATATTGATCACTTTATTTACAGTACCAATATTGCAGGCACGGGGCAGTGGGCTGACTTTGATGAGGCGATTACCTATAAAAATGGCAATCAAGCCAAACTGTATGGGATGGAGTTTGCTTACTCGCAAAAGTTTGAGCATTTAAGCGCGCCATGGAATGGTCTTCTGTTAGGTTTCAATACCACATTCAGTAAGTCAGAAGCAGATATTGATTCAATGAAAGATGGTGAGTTGTTGAGCCGTCGTATTCATATGCCAAATCAATCAGATATTGTGGGCAATGCCATGATTGGCTGGGAAAATGAACGCTTTGGTGTCCGTCTTTCAGCAAACTATAAATCAAATTATTTATATGAACTGGGTGACATTGATACACCTGAAAAAGACATCTATACCGATGATCAGGTATTCCTCGATTTAAGCAGTCATGTGAATTTATCGAAAAACTTACAGCTCAAGTTTGATGTGCAAAATATCACGGATGAACGCTATTACAACTATGCGGGTTCTAAAGCCCATAACTCGCAATACGAAGAGTATGGTCCAGCCTACAAACTGGCACTGACTTATACCCACTTTTAA
- a CDS encoding phytase, whose product MNVSLFKLSILSSCLLLLTACSQHNMPQATQSSHPLTSAEVQIDLPSEPKLQLREIDTNGAKTEDVQWLNLSEWPEVSVLLSSKNKGLQFLDSEQNVLHQIQGQFGRFDYRIGSEHLLIAASDLQQQQIQLMSMNLKNKAWDKPGFIPKRSFKSEDVCLYTDAQGLSFAFLVGEEGIGEQWLVAKQGKVLAQPQLVRRLSFPPASTVCKVNDATAELFINEENTGIWAYPAHSEADMVRQAVDLVQPFGSIQGSPSAIAITDNQIAVLDAEKPLLYRYQKQDQHWKALTPLQLDHLKEAETLSIRGDFSNKSLLILDDKTVKVTEAEWETQANTKSKNIITIPAEVQTEGVPSTGDAADDPAIWHNAAQPSQSRILATDKQGGLQVNDLEGKTVQYLPVGRLNNVDVRHGFKWGNQTVDLAVASNRDHNSLHVFAIQPKTGKVSVLGELPTTLEDIYGICMYRDAQGEIYAIPNDKNGTFIQYHITATQQKLSAEEVQRFSVKTQPEGCVVDDATGRIFLGEEDVAVWVKDLNPKTQLPMQQVIGVGDVMHDDIEGMGLYHGKNQSYLVVSSQGNDSFVVMEADAPYTVRGVFRIGINTDKGIDAVSETDGLDVSSQNFGGKWKQGILVVQDGRKRMPETNQNFKYVPWDKIAQALNLD is encoded by the coding sequence ATGAATGTTTCATTGTTTAAATTGTCCATTTTAAGCAGTTGTTTGCTGCTGTTGACTGCATGTAGTCAACACAATATGCCCCAAGCTACGCAGAGCAGTCATCCGCTCACATCGGCAGAAGTACAGATTGACCTGCCGAGCGAACCTAAGCTGCAATTGCGTGAAATCGACACGAATGGGGCGAAAACTGAGGATGTGCAATGGTTGAACTTGAGTGAATGGCCAGAAGTTTCAGTTTTACTGAGTAGTAAGAACAAAGGACTACAGTTTTTAGATAGTGAACAGAATGTACTTCATCAGATTCAGGGTCAGTTCGGACGCTTTGATTATCGGATCGGTTCGGAGCATTTATTGATTGCTGCATCGGATTTGCAACAACAGCAAATTCAATTGATGAGCATGAATTTAAAAAATAAAGCATGGGATAAACCAGGCTTCATCCCAAAACGTTCATTTAAGTCTGAAGATGTCTGTCTGTATACCGATGCTCAGGGGCTGAGTTTTGCTTTTCTGGTGGGTGAAGAAGGCATTGGAGAACAGTGGCTTGTGGCAAAGCAGGGAAAAGTTCTGGCTCAACCACAGTTGGTACGTCGTCTCAGTTTTCCACCTGCCAGTACTGTGTGCAAAGTGAATGATGCCACTGCGGAGCTGTTCATTAATGAAGAGAATACTGGCATCTGGGCATATCCAGCGCATTCTGAGGCTGACATGGTGCGCCAAGCAGTGGATCTCGTGCAACCCTTTGGTTCGATTCAGGGTTCACCGTCTGCAATTGCAATCACAGATAATCAGATCGCAGTACTGGATGCAGAAAAACCTTTGCTTTACCGTTATCAAAAGCAGGATCAGCACTGGAAAGCTTTAACTCCTTTACAACTGGATCATTTAAAAGAAGCAGAGACGCTCAGTATCCGAGGTGATTTTAGCAATAAATCCTTGCTGATTTTAGATGATAAAACTGTAAAAGTGACAGAGGCAGAGTGGGAAACACAGGCAAATACGAAGTCTAAAAATATCATCACCATTCCTGCAGAAGTGCAGACAGAAGGTGTGCCGAGTACAGGTGACGCAGCTGATGATCCTGCGATCTGGCATAACGCAGCACAGCCGAGTCAATCGCGCATTTTAGCCACAGATAAACAAGGTGGCTTACAGGTGAATGATTTAGAAGGTAAAACCGTACAGTACTTGCCTGTAGGACGCTTGAATAATGTCGATGTACGCCACGGTTTTAAATGGGGTAATCAAACCGTCGATCTGGCGGTGGCATCAAACCGAGATCATAACAGCCTGCATGTTTTTGCGATTCAACCGAAAACGGGCAAGGTGTCTGTGCTAGGCGAGCTTCCAACCACTTTGGAAGATATCTATGGCATTTGCATGTACCGCGATGCTCAGGGTGAAATCTATGCGATTCCAAACGATAAAAACGGGACTTTCATTCAGTACCATATTACGGCAACACAACAAAAATTAAGCGCTGAAGAAGTGCAACGCTTTTCAGTGAAAACCCAACCAGAAGGCTGTGTTGTAGATGATGCTACAGGACGCATTTTCTTGGGTGAAGAAGATGTCGCGGTGTGGGTAAAAGATCTCAATCCAAAAACTCAGCTTCCTATGCAGCAGGTGATTGGCGTCGGAGACGTGATGCATGATGACATTGAAGGCATGGGGCTTTATCACGGTAAAAATCAAAGTTATCTGGTGGTTTCAAGCCAGGGCAATGACAGTTTTGTGGTGATGGAGGCTGATGCGCCTTATACAGTTCGCGGTGTATTTCGTATCGGGATTAATACCGACAAAGGCATTGATGCTGTGTCTGAAACAGATGGGCTGGATGTGAGTTCACAGAATTTTGGTGGCAAATGGAAGCAAGGCATATTGGTGGTACAGGATGGACGTAAACGCATGCCTGAAACCAATCAGAACTTCAAATATGTGCCGTGGGACAAAATCGCTCAAGCCCTGAACCTGGACTGA
- the tolQ gene encoding protein TolQ produces MQATMDQMSVWMLISHASVLVKVVMLILVLSSVVSWYLIVRHGMLLRGQEQLWNRFLKNFRQQKDLNLLHQDYQQPEQQKGVVSIFHHGLDEYNQLIKDEQLTTSDVIDGVERRLLSSISEEEEKLQQNLTFLATVGSVSPYIGLFGTVWGIMNAFIGLSGVEQATLNTVAPGIAEALIATAIGLFAAIPAVVAYNRFSARADKLSSRYYGFANELQTRIYRLLGHTERTSR; encoded by the coding sequence ATGCAAGCAACAATGGATCAAATGTCAGTCTGGATGTTGATCAGCCATGCCAGTGTATTGGTTAAAGTGGTGATGTTGATTTTGGTTTTATCCTCAGTCGTAAGCTGGTATTTAATCGTGCGTCATGGCATGTTACTTCGTGGACAGGAACAGCTTTGGAACCGCTTTTTAAAGAATTTTAGACAGCAAAAAGATCTTAATCTTTTACATCAGGACTACCAGCAGCCTGAACAGCAAAAAGGTGTTGTCAGCATTTTTCATCATGGTCTGGATGAGTACAACCAATTGATCAAAGATGAACAACTCACCACAAGTGATGTAATTGATGGAGTAGAGCGACGCTTACTCAGCAGCATCAGTGAAGAAGAAGAAAAGCTTCAGCAGAATCTGACCTTTCTTGCAACAGTCGGTTCAGTCAGCCCTTATATTGGTCTGTTTGGAACAGTCTGGGGCATTATGAATGCTTTCATTGGACTGTCTGGTGTTGAACAGGCGACTTTAAATACAGTTGCACCAGGGATTGCAGAAGCGCTGATTGCAACAGCCATTGGTTTATTTGCCGCTATTCCTGCGGTGGTGGCGTATAACCGTTTTTCGGCACGTGCTGACAAGCTTTCCAGCCGTTATTACGGTTTTGCCAATGAGTTGCAGACACGTATTTATCGCTTGCTGGGGCACACTGAGCGCACTTCGCGTTAA
- the tolR gene encoding protein TolR translates to MIKRPQKLKLNAEMNVVPYIDVMLVLLVIFMVTAPMLTQGIQIDLPKVDASVMPASQQQRIVTLSIQANGQYYWNIGTEVNTEKVTDQAIDLASMQQKLIPMIQKDKSLQFYIRADQDADYQLVAQVIASLQKSGVTNLGLVTEEPQS, encoded by the coding sequence ATGATTAAGCGTCCTCAAAAATTAAAACTCAATGCTGAAATGAATGTCGTTCCTTATATTGATGTCATGTTGGTGCTGTTGGTGATTTTTATGGTGACTGCACCAATGCTGACACAAGGTATTCAGATTGACTTACCTAAAGTCGATGCCAGTGTCATGCCTGCGTCACAACAGCAGCGTATCGTGACATTGTCGATCCAGGCCAATGGTCAGTATTACTGGAATATTGGTACAGAAGTGAACACCGAGAAAGTCACAGATCAAGCCATTGATTTAGCCAGTATGCAACAAAAGCTGATTCCAATGATTCAAAAAGATAAAAGCCTGCAGTTTTATATACGTGCTGATCAGGATGCTGATTATCAACTGGTTGCTCAGGTGATTGCATCCTTGCAAAAAAGTGGTGTAACGAACCTGGGGCTGGTGACAGAGGAACCACAATCATGA
- a CDS encoding energy transducer TonB, whose protein sequence is MMATISRIRFLDQGLALSVTAGLHIALIAWLCTVEMHETLVEPKPKTIQLQFVQIPPPAKPQPEPEKPEPMVEEKVVNTPVPHKQKEMPAEAQQKTQKKFVESQSNKTATTAKKQSQQVVTEEQSTTIETKKAVESQVKTETSTQTKTQKAVESKTQTQPESFDVKNYQPVSKIAPAYPESALDRKLEGDCTVVYSVNEKGRVENPKAQGDCHPMFVRPSIQAALAFKYQPRLVDGKPTSVSNVKNTFQYRIES, encoded by the coding sequence ATGATGGCAACTATCTCCAGAATCAGGTTCCTCGATCAAGGTCTGGCACTTTCGGTCACGGCTGGATTGCATATTGCGTTAATTGCATGGTTATGTACGGTTGAGATGCATGAAACATTGGTTGAACCTAAACCGAAAACCATTCAATTACAATTTGTGCAAATACCACCTCCGGCCAAACCACAACCTGAACCTGAAAAGCCTGAACCAATGGTTGAAGAGAAAGTTGTAAATACGCCTGTCCCCCATAAACAGAAAGAAATGCCTGCCGAAGCCCAGCAGAAAACCCAAAAAAAATTTGTAGAGTCGCAGAGTAATAAGACTGCAACTACAGCAAAAAAACAATCACAGCAAGTTGTGACGGAAGAGCAAAGTACAACGATTGAAACAAAGAAAGCTGTTGAGAGCCAGGTGAAGACTGAAACGTCCACTCAGACGAAGACTCAGAAAGCGGTAGAATCTAAAACACAAACTCAGCCTGAATCATTTGATGTTAAAAATTATCAACCTGTTTCAAAAATTGCACCTGCCTATCCTGAATCGGCACTGGATCGTAAGCTGGAGGGGGATTGTACGGTGGTGTACAGTGTGAATGAAAAAGGGCGGGTAGAAAATCCAAAGGCACAAGGTGACTGCCATCCGATGTTTGTACGACCTTCGATTCAGGCTGCACTCGCTTTTAAATATCAGCCTCGTTTAGTCGATGGTAAACCGACAAGCGTATCGAATGTTAAAAATACTTTCCAGTATCGTATTGAAAGTTAA
- a CDS encoding PT dipeptide repeat lipoprotein, whose amino-acid sequence MNTLFQSGLLVASALLLTACGGGGDSQTQSAPPDSHTPVPDPGPDPDPGPPPAPETADLFVGSWLQGKSTLGSTNCILDQIVLTKTAKNALQGSLERTRFETHNKPDCTGGLVSERKYAIDNLNLKNIQAAETADGYTYHHVTAQRQPSLDPAAYLLVKTGSDSFCLMQGNQPSNIKTWIETQNTPLKSYNCYTRSSEAFTAIKPGKKIDQPLYLFEKTINTDNKTLFVNQLNELGRKGYVMLAHNWQGLRENFGTVFIKAQSSQDTFTYVASDLTPADSASYYFDWFNLLTAQGKQGYAFNYGVNVSTLKYIEYFIKNDQKPATYSYERTYFQPVTDANDLIAQLNALGSKGCRLIDFGRYYTGSHPDIFDGKQNQPKIATCMNSSTHHGKYNYRFFSSRTNTQLDSLINQQSKEGYRLISSKISLSSTSNDNHLFMKDSEDTFLPEYKVFSDSIVSPDLNSSEPVLADIKNRLSAQSQHGWFMTQNPNVYSNSAVAIQTELNASIYP is encoded by the coding sequence ATGAATACATTATTTCAAAGTGGCCTTTTAGTGGCATCCGCCCTGCTTCTGACTGCCTGTGGCGGTGGCGGAGACAGCCAGACCCAATCTGCTCCACCAGATTCCCATACTCCTGTACCTGATCCAGGACCAGACCCTGATCCTGGTCCACCCCCTGCCCCAGAAACCGCAGATCTGTTTGTCGGTTCATGGTTACAGGGAAAAAGTACTTTAGGCTCTACAAACTGTATTTTGGATCAGATCGTACTCACCAAAACGGCAAAAAATGCCCTCCAGGGTTCCCTTGAAAGAACCCGTTTTGAGACACATAACAAACCGGACTGTACAGGCGGACTGGTCTCTGAGCGTAAATATGCAATTGATAATCTGAACTTAAAGAACATTCAGGCTGCTGAAACAGCGGATGGCTATACTTATCATCATGTGACGGCACAGCGACAGCCTTCACTTGATCCTGCTGCATATTTATTAGTCAAAACAGGCTCTGACTCTTTTTGTTTAATGCAGGGAAATCAGCCATCAAATATTAAAACCTGGATAGAAACCCAGAATACTCCACTTAAAAGCTATAATTGCTATACCCGCTCCAGTGAGGCTTTTACCGCCATAAAACCTGGTAAAAAAATTGATCAGCCCTTATATCTGTTTGAAAAAACTATAAATACTGACAATAAAACTCTTTTTGTAAACCAGCTGAATGAACTGGGTCGCAAAGGTTATGTCATGCTTGCTCATAACTGGCAGGGACTTCGGGAAAATTTTGGAACAGTATTTATTAAAGCTCAATCCAGCCAGGACACCTTCACATACGTTGCCAGTGATCTTACCCCTGCCGACAGTGCCAGCTATTATTTCGACTGGTTCAATCTACTGACTGCACAGGGTAAACAGGGATATGCATTTAATTATGGTGTGAACGTCAGCACTTTAAAATATATAGAATATTTTATAAAAAATGACCAGAAGCCAGCAACGTACAGCTATGAACGGACTTACTTCCAGCCGGTTACTGATGCAAATGACCTGATTGCACAGCTCAATGCACTTGGCTCAAAAGGGTGTCGTCTCATTGACTTCGGTCGTTACTATACTGGATCACATCCCGATATTTTCGATGGAAAACAGAATCAACCCAAAATTGCAACCTGTATGAACAGCAGTACCCATCATGGAAAATATAATTACCGGTTTTTCTCTTCCAGAACAAATACTCAACTGGACAGTCTGATCAATCAGCAAAGCAAAGAAGGTTATCGCCTGATCAGCAGCAAAATTTCACTCTCCAGTACGAGCAACGATAACCATTTATTTATGAAAGACAGTGAAGATACCTTTCTGCCTGAATATAAAGTGTTCAGTGACAGCATTGTCTCACCGGATCTCAACAGCTCAGAGCCTGTTCTGGCTGACATTAAAAATCGTTTGTCTGCGCAAAGTCAGCACGGTTGGTTTATGACCCAGAACCCGAATGTTTACAGTAACTCAGCTGTAGCCATTCAAACTGAACTCAATGCATCTATTTATCCTTAA
- a CDS encoding DUF6502 family protein, translated as MNHLSTGNAEFNLQQVLLLMDDLVQWLIRSGVGYNDFSAALKSVFYQQAIHELERIEQKQTVSSISLLSGLHRKDVTAFKKALESGQTLTQASVSEPISVPSRVVGLWIAEGLEKQLPFSDKDQFSFEDLVRRVSVERHPRSVLSELERLNIVSENEGVVSLQQYSFVPDTAMHEARKILTRNVHSHLQAGLHNLFKPEEIPYLEQAVRADELTVESVQLLHEKSLILWKEFSFQLLKLAMERCEQDDGKADAVKEFRFGVYQYYE; from the coding sequence ATGAATCATTTATCTACAGGTAATGCTGAATTTAATTTACAGCAGGTATTGCTGCTAATGGATGATCTTGTGCAGTGGTTAATTCGTTCAGGTGTGGGATATAACGATTTTTCTGCAGCTTTAAAGTCCGTTTTTTACCAGCAGGCCATACATGAGCTTGAACGTATTGAACAGAAACAGACAGTTTCCTCAATCAGTCTGCTTTCGGGATTACACCGTAAAGATGTCACAGCATTCAAAAAAGCACTCGAATCCGGTCAGACACTGACACAGGCGAGTGTTTCAGAACCGATTAGTGTACCTTCAAGAGTCGTGGGGCTGTGGATTGCTGAAGGACTTGAAAAACAGTTACCTTTCAGTGATAAGGATCAGTTCAGTTTTGAAGATTTAGTCCGCCGTGTTTCAGTGGAAAGACATCCACGTTCAGTCTTAAGTGAACTGGAAAGACTGAATATTGTCAGTGAAAATGAAGGCGTGGTTTCCTTACAGCAATACAGTTTTGTGCCTGATACTGCCATGCATGAGGCACGTAAAATCCTGACGCGTAATGTCCACAGTCATTTACAGGCAGGACTGCATAATCTGTTTAAACCCGAAGAAATACCGTATCTGGAACAGGCCGTAAGAGCCGATGAACTGACCGTCGAATCAGTTCAATTACTGCATGAAAAAAGTTTGATTCTATGGAAAGAATTTTCATTTCAGCTTTTGAAATTAGCAATGGAACGATGCGAGCAGGATGACGGCAAGGCAGATGCTGTTAAGGAGTTTCGTTTTGGGGTATATCAATATTATGAATAA